Proteins encoded within one genomic window of Mya arenaria isolate MELC-2E11 chromosome 13, ASM2691426v1:
- the LOC128214189 gene encoding protein mago nashi homolog 2, protein MAASTDFYLRYYVGHKGKFGHEFLEFEFRPDGKLRYANNSNYKNDTMIRKEAFVHKSVMEELKRIIDDSEVMQEDDGLWPPPDRIGRQELEIVIGDEHISFTTSKIGSLVDVNQSKDPEGLRTFYYLVQDLKCLVFSLIGLHFKIKPI, encoded by the exons atggCGGCGTCCACAGACTTTTATTTGCGGTATTATGTTGGTCACAAAGGCAAATTTGGACacgaatttctggaatttgaaTTCCGTCCAGATG GCAAGTTAAGGTATGCCAACAATTCAAACTACAAAAATGACACAATGATCAGGAAAGAG GCGTTTGTTCACAAGTCTGTTATGGAGGAACTGAAGAGAATCATTGATGACTCTGAGGTCATGCAAGAAGATGACGGTCTGTGGCCACCTCCTGACAGGATCGGCAGACAG GAACTGGAGATTGTAATTGGCGATGAACACATTTCATTCACCACATCTAAAATTGGCTCACTCGTCGATGTAAACCAGAGCAA agACCCCGAGGGGTTGAGGACGTTCTACTACCTGGTCCAGGACCTGAAATGCCTCGTCTTCTCACTGATTGGGCTGCACTTTAAAATAAAGCCCATATAA
- the LOC128214936 gene encoding GDP-fucose protein O-fucosyltransferase 1-like: protein MKGNIFLHVVLSGLLLAVSADTEDTEPSIEVDGNGYLIFCLCMGRFGNQAEHFLGGLAFAKAVNRTLILPSWRTYKNIPFTDWFKIEKLAQYHRVILAEDFMRDLAPTVWPPGQRTGFCFSFDENTECKMKEGNPFGPFWDELGVNFDSMKAFTVAYHEPDRWVQRFSPSEYPVVALKGAPASFPMATEHRALQQYMEWSDSIVEQGQRYIQQNFPGRKYVGIHLRNGPDWEKACSHLEGGLSSFMASPQCINPRSSKKVTQEICFPSTDIILSQIKEHVEETGATVVYVATDKNPLIHEIESHLADLKVSVFHQDPWLPQLDLYILGEADHFIGNCVSSFTSFVARARTVHNKPTSFWAVR, encoded by the exons ATGAAGGGCAATATTTTCTTACATGTTGTCTTGTCTGGGCTGCTGTTAGCTGTATCAGCTGACACTGAGGATACTGAACCCAGTATTGAAGTGGACGGAAATGGATACCTCATATTCTGTCTATGCATGG GGAGATTTGGAAATCAAGCAGAGCATTTTCTTGGTGGCTTGGCGTTTGCAAAAGCCGTGAACCGGACATTAATTCTGCCATCATGGAGAACATAT aaaaacatcCCCTTCACAGACTGGTTCAAGATTGAGAAACTAGCTCAATACCACAGGGTGATACTTGCAGAGGATTTTATGCGGGACCTTGCCCCCACAGTGTGGCCCCCCGGACAGAGGACCGGGTTCTGTTTCTCCTTTGATGAGAACACAGAATGTAAAATGAAGGAAG GTAATCCATTTGGACCATTTTGGGACGAGTTGGGTGTGAACTTTGACTCCATGAAGGCATTCACAGTCGCTTATCATGAGCCAGACCGATGGGTTCAAAG ATTTTCACCTAGTGAATACCCAGTCGTTGCCCTGAAGGGAGCACCTGCCTCGTTTCCCATGGCAACAGAACACCGTGCCCTGCAGCAGTACATGGAGTGGTCTGACAGCATTGTTGAACAGGGGCAGAGGTATATACAGCAAAACTTCCCGGGACGGAAATATGTAGGGATACATCTCAGGAATGGTCCAGATTGG gAGAAGGCTTGCAGTCACCTTGAAGGTGGTTTGTCATCATTTATGGCATCTCCGCAATGTATCAACCCGCGGTCGAGCAAGAAGGTCACTCAGGAAATCTGCTTTCCATCCACAGACATTATTCTCAG TCAAATTAAGGAGCACGTAGAAGAGACAGGCGCTACAGTTGTGTATGTAGCTACAGACAAAAACCCTCTTATACATGAGATAGAAAGTCATTTGGCAGATCTGAAG GTGTCAGTATTCCACCAAGACCCCTGGCTGCCCCAGCTGGACCTGTACATTCTCGGTGAGGCGGACCACTTCATTGGAAACTGTGTCTCCTCTTTTACCTCATTTGTAGCACGTGCCAGAACTGTACACAATAAACCAACATCATTCTGGGCAGTCAGATGA
- the LOC128214935 gene encoding sister chromatid cohesion protein DCC1-like produces MEANESINTRSLEDIASVLDFAKLDRSEIKSETQSVYFSEHLDSESFRLLELDKAVLEAIENGEKVVLRGDKEDCAVLCTDSQTFEVKQGEISNAMLILPNIHFGPELSTNDEPSVRYNEVNSVMHSFFELRPVKPRLAKLRQLLEKNPYSGQAEEGDDDHQGKKFTFNELLDLVQGSENEINTALHKMQALIIDGYWRVLDFDFLVQVMGHLLQLCDENDWTHSGVPIEECLNVLQELYPRSVVEHVIHNFCDKAVPTVSGDDDEENRMQIDIDYHKLNEDKVCRFFAEQILKHARKFNLSQFLSTWEKSVPEGMKTSLYQLEGLALIDRDSTPEVISYMTVDTLPEDMDERFNFLFRMKEKWSLADITPYIKDLETDKMDVTAMLTKVARASMSQGIKVYNSRKPLT; encoded by the exons ATGGAAGCGAACGAAAGTATAAACACAAG GTCTCTCGAAGATATTGCGTCTGTGTTAGACTTTGCCAAATTAGACAGAAGTGAGATCAAGTCTGAAACCCAGAGTGTCTACTTCTCAGAACATTTGGATAGTGAGAGCTTTCGTCTGCTTGAACTGGACAAAGCTGTGTTGGAAGCTATTGAGAATGGTGAAAA AGTGGTGTTGCGAGGCGACAAGGAGGACTGTGCAGTGTTGTGTACAGACTCACAGACATTCGAGGTCAAGCAGGGAGAGATCTCCAACGCCATGCTCATCCTACCAAACATTCATTTCGGGCCGGAACTCTCAACTAATGATGAACCTTCTGTGCGGTATAACGAG GTGAATTCTGTGATGCACTCATTCTTCGAGCTACGTCCAGTAAAGCCTCGCCTTGCGAAACTACGACAGCTGCTAGAGAAAAACCCATACAGTGGTCAGGCTGAGGAGGGGGATGATGACCACCAGGGCAAAAAG ttcACATTCAACGAGCTCCTCGACCTTGTTCAAGGCAGTGAAAATGAGATCAATACTGCACTTCACAAGATGCAGGCTCTAATTATTGATG GTTACTGGCGAGTActggactttgactttctggtACAGGTGATGGGACATCTTCTACAGCTGTGTGACGAGAATGACTGGACACACTCTGGTGTTCCCATAGAGGAGTGTCTCAATGTCTTACAAGAGCTATATCCCAG GAGTGTAGTGGAGCATGTTATCCACAACTTCTGTGACAAGGCAGTGCCAACTGTCTCGGGGGACGATGATGAAGAAAACAGGATGCAGATAG ACATTGACTACCACAAACTAAATGAAGACAAAGTGTGTAGGTTCTTTGCAGAACAAATTCTTAAACATGCAAGAAAG TTCAATCTGAGTCAGTTTCTATCAACTTGGGAGAAGAGTGTTCCAGAAGGAATGAAGACAAGTCTTTACCAGTTAGAG GGTCTGGCGTTGATAGACCGAGACAGTACTCCGGAGGTGATATCCTACATGACAGTGGACACTCTACCTGAAGATATGGATGAAAG GTTTAATTTTCTGTTCCGGATGAAAGAAAAGTGGAGCTTGGCTGATATTACACCGTACATAAA AGATTTAGAGACGGACAAGATGGACGTGACTGCCATGTTGACAAAGGTCGCCCGGGCGTCCATGTCGCAGGGAATCAAGGTGTACAACTCCAGAAAACCGCTTACCTGA